One window of Daphnia carinata strain CSIRO-1 chromosome 7, CSIRO_AGI_Dcar_HiC_V3, whole genome shotgun sequence genomic DNA carries:
- the LOC130694559 gene encoding bumetanide-sensitive sodium-(potassium)-chloride cotransporter-like isoform X2, translating to MDNPAFENSTESDGSTKANANTTLDVPSTPTNAARVRKLTPKINVIHYQKSQTDLLPTLHEIPTATENEQEQRPLGHNNGINPEHAGTSAFIQKGIASAASFRKLVRNMSRDVMPSIDNYRLSYQRQTSARPSLHELCNPEAAVVNEEVLLDDLNDTPTVEGPKKIEAVEEAVVEKVKFGWIEGVLIRNMMSIWGVMLFLRLSWVVAQAGIAETLVIIAISTFITLVTALSMSAISTNGEIGGGGTYFVMSRVLGPELGGSIGIIFTIANAMDCALNIVGFAQTVLDMMKEYGGYIIFDGALNDIRVVGTLTTIFTCAVCGLGPYYETKMKNIMIVIMMVSLTNFVVGSIRGPENELEEAKGFIGYSVDTLNENWKSAYFVTDGQMQNFISVFSVYFPASIGILAGANVSGDLKDPNKAIPKGTILAIIICSISYAGVAIICAATVVRAATGNVEDLHNGTNLNCTINECNYGLYYDYQAMTLVSAFAPLNYVGCFAATLSSALSEFVSCPALLEVIAADKLYPYWMVGVLGKGYGPSKTPYRAYVFTFLLSMAFVLIAELDMIALLISNFFLATFALINFSTFHISLVKPIGWRPTFKYYNTWLSLLTGVMSIGCMMLISLPTAMITIAIVLFFYLVVLYRSPEVNWGSSTQAQTYRAALTSIQQLVHIEEHVKNYRPQILVLTGLPNTRPALVDFAYLICKNNSLMICGNVVEEKLTYEARLKLQQKAYRYLRFTNIKGFCTVADNSDLQTGTPAMLGLAGIGKVKPNILMMGYKNDWTTCDRNSLDQYVMTIHTGFEMQVAVAILRLKEGLDCTDIVADFDDLIPQPPIKKVKNKKNKSKDTSIVAETSTIPTIEPSTECTAVHIEIRPVNITKKDKKTKNKKPEEKITLRDVAGNPLPKSVLNSIVLFQRKQKKDTIDVWWLSDDGGLTLLLPVIINSRSNWSETKLRIFCTASGVHELEREQIGMAMLLSKFRIDYSDLVIITDVDEPPKSKTKKWFDGLIRPLLQTGINEGLQLTDGELEAFQYKTDRYLRLRELLLDHSSDSNLVFMTLPVTRKGAFSAPLYMAWLEALTANMPPFVLIRGNQTSVLTFYS from the exons ATGGATAATCCAGCATTCGAAAAC TCAACAGAGAGTGACGGATCGACTAAGGCAAATGCGAACACAACGCTTGATGTGCCTAGCACACCAACTAATGCTGCTCGGGTTCGGAAGTTAACTCCTAAAATTAATGTGATACATTATCAAAAGAGCCAAACAGATCTTTTACCAACATTACATGAAATACCAACCGCAACCGAAAACGAACAG GAACAAAGGCCATTGGGGCACAACAACGGAATCAACCCCGAACATGCTGGAACATCTGCTTTCATTCAAAAAGGAATAGCTTCGGCTGCTTCGTTTCGCAAATTGGTGCGAAATATGAGTCGCGATGTCATGCCCAGTATTGACAACTATCGTTTGTCGTATCAAAGACAAACATCAGCCCGACCGAGCTTACACGAGCTATGTAATCCTGAAGCTGCAGTTGTCAACGAAGAAGTGCTACTGGATGATTTGAACGAT ACACCAACGGTAGAGGgtccaaaaaaaattgaagctGTAGAAGAAGCCGTGGTAGAGAAGGTCAAATTCGGTTGGATAGAAGGCGTTTTGATCCGCAATATGATGAGTATCTGGGGGGTGATGCTTTTTCTGAGACTGTCATGGGTGGTAGCCCAAGCAGGAATAG CTGAAACCTTGGTGATTATCGCTATTTCTACTTTTATTACCTTGGTAACTGCCTTATCCATGTCTGCCATCTCAACCAACGGAGAAATCGGTGGAG GTGGTACCTACTTCGTGAT GTCGAGAGTGTTGGGTCCGGAATTAGGCGGTTCAATCGGCATCATCTTTACCATCGCCAACGCAATGGACTGCGCCCTCAATATAGTTGGTTTTGCTCAGACCGTTCTGGACATGATGAAAGAATACGGTGGGTACATCATCTTCGATGGAGCCCTCAACGACATCCGCGTCGTCGGCACCCTGACAACAATATTTACATGTGCAGTTTGCGGCCTTGGACCCTACTATGAAACAAAA ATGAAGAACATTATGATCGTTATCATGATGGTTTCCTTAACAAACTTTGTTGTCGGCAGCATCAGAGGTCCCGAGAACGAACTAGAAGAAGCAAAAGGATTCATTGGTTACAGTG TCGATACACTTAACGAAAATTGGAAATCTGCCTACTTCGTCACAGACGGTCAGATGCAGAATTTTATTTCCGTCTTTTCGGTTTACTTCCCAGCAAGTATCGGCATTCTTGCTGGAGCAAACGTGTCCGGTGACTTAAAG GATCCCAATAAGGCTATTCCTAAAGGAACAATTCTGGCTATCATTATTTGCAGCATCTCGTACGCTGGAGTTGCAATCATCTGTGCGGCCACGGTTGTTCGTGCAG CAACTGGTAACGTTGAGGATCTGCATAATGGAACTAATCTGAACTGCACAATTAACGAATGTAATTACGGACTTTATTACGACTATCAG GCAATGACTTTGGTTTCTGCTTTCGCTCCGCTCAATTATGTGGGGTGTTTTGCGGCGACTTTAAGTTCTGCTCTGTCGGAGTTTGTCTCCTGTCCAGCACTACTCGAAGTAATCGCGGCTGATAAGCTTTACCCTTACTGGATGGTTGGGGTTTTAGGAAAAGGCTACGGCCCATCAAAAACGCCATATCGAGCTtatgtttttacttttctcttGTCTATGGCTTTCGTGCTAATAG CTGAACTGGACATGATTGCGCTGCTCATCTCCAATTTCTTCCTCGCTACGTTTGCCCTCATCaatttttctacttttcacATCAGTTTGGTGAAGCCAATTGGATGGCGACCAACCTTTAAG TATTACAATACGTGGTTGAGTCTGTTAACGGGAGTTATGTCGATTGGTTGCATGATGCTTATAAGTCTTCCTACAGCAATGATAACAATAGCCATCGTCCTATTTTTCTACTTGGTGGTTCTTTATCGAAGCCCAG AGGTAAACTGGGGATCGTCTACCCAAGCGCAGACCTACCGGGCAGCGTTAACCAGCATTCAACAACTTGTGCACATAGAGGAACACGTTAAAAATTACAGGCCACAAATTTTAGTTCTAACTGGACTTCCCAATACTCGCCCTGCGTTGGTTGATTTCGCTTATCTCATTTGCAAGAATAATTCGCTCATGATCTGCGGCAATGTTGTCGAG gaaaagCTAACGTACGAAGCGCGTTTAAAACTGCAACAGAAAGCTTATAGATACCTGCGGTTCACAAACATCAAAGGATTTTGTACCGTTGCAGATAACTCCGATCTCCAAACAGGGACGCCTGCGATGCTTGGCCTCGCAGGAATAGGCAAAGTCAAACCCAACATTCTAATGATGGGTTACAAAAACGATTGGACAACATGTGATCGGAATTCCTTGGATCAATACGTGATGACTATACA TACGGGATTCGAGATGCAAGTGGCCGTGGCTATCCTTCGTCTCAAAGAGGGATTGGACTGTACGGATATTGTGGCTGATTTTGACGATCTCATTCCGCAACCGCCTATTAAAAAggttaaaaacaagaaaaataaatcaaaagataCTTCCATTGTAGCTG AGACATCAACTATACCTACAATTGAGCCTTCGACAGAGTGTACCGCAGTCCATATCGAAATCCGACCTGTAAACATTAccaagaaagacaaaaagacaaaaaataaaaagccagAAGAGAAAATCACCCTACG GGATGTTGCTGGGAATCCACTGCCAAAGAGCGTGCTGAACAGTATCGTCTTGTTCCAgagaaagcagaaaaaagaCACCATCGACGTTTGGTGGCTAAGCGATGATGGAG GATTGACACTTCTGCTGCCCGTTATCATAAACAGCCGATCCAATTGGTCTGAAACTAAATTGCGCATCTTCTGTACGGCATCCGGGGTCCACGAACTAGAAAGGGAACAGATCGG GATGGCAATGTTGCTATCGAAATTCCGGATTGATTATTCTGATCTCGTGATTATTACGGACGTGGATGAACCTcctaaaagcaaaacaaagaagtgGTTCGATGGCTTAATCCGGCCACTTTTACAAACGGGAATT
- the LOC130694559 gene encoding bumetanide-sensitive sodium-(potassium)-chloride cotransporter-like isoform X1: MDNPAFENSTESDGSTKANANTTLDVPSTPTNAARVRKLTPKINVIHYQKSQTDLLPTLHEIPTATENEQEQRPLGHNNGINPEHAGTSAFIQKGIASAASFRKLVRNMSRDVMPSIDNYRLSYQRQTSARPSLHELCNPEAAVVNEEVLLDDLNDTPTVEGPKKIEAVEEAVVEKVKFGWIEGVLIRNMMSIWGVMLFLRLSWVVAQAGIAETLVIIAISTFITLVTALSMSAISTNGEIGGGGTYFVMSRVLGPELGGSIGIIFTIANAMDCALNIVGFAQTVLDMMKEYGGYIIFDGALNDIRVVGTLTTIFTCAVCGLGPYYETKMKNIMIVIMMVSLTNFVVGSIRGPENELEEAKGFIGYSVDTLNENWKSAYFVTDGQMQNFISVFSVYFPASIGILAGANVSGDLKNPNSAIPKGTILAIILCSVVYAGVAIICGATMVRQATGSVIDLANGTSLHCSTLLNGTNCTSGLNYDYQAMSLVSAFAPLNYLGCISATMSTALSDFVSCPALLEAIAADNIYPYWMIGFFGKTCGKSKQPLRAITFTFLLTLAFVLIAKLDTIALLISDFFLATFALMNFSTFHISLVKPIGWRPTFKYYNTWLSLLTGLLSIASIILMSLPIAVITIAIVLFFYLLVLYRKPEVNWGSSTQAQTYRAALSSIQQLVHIEEHVKNYRPQILVLTGLPNTRPALVDFAYLICKNNSLMICGNIVQEKLTYNMRSKLQQKAYRYLRFTNIKGFCVVADNSNLHSGVTAMLGLSGVGKVHPNILMMGYKNDWATCEGNSLDQYVLAITAGFEMNVAVTILRNKEGLDCTEILADIDDFILNKNAPGKTSSFDSTADQCNNSISTSSSNLSAFPISNPTGFSPMSSVDSVDESQSTADTEGRRAVVLGVTKNKQSKKKKKQAITFRDPEGNELPKSVMNKIILFQKKQNKDTIDVWWLSDDGGLTLLLPVLINSRSNWSETKLRIFCTASGVEELEKEHKGMAVLLSKFRIDYSDLVIISYTNTAPKSKTKTWFDGIIRPFLQPRTNGPHIKQAEFEAYQYKTDRYLRLRELLLDHSSDSNLVVMTLPIPRKGACSAPLYMAWLEALTANMPPFLLVRGNQTSVLTFYS, from the exons ATGGATAATCCAGCATTCGAAAAC TCAACAGAGAGTGACGGATCGACTAAGGCAAATGCGAACACAACGCTTGATGTGCCTAGCACACCAACTAATGCTGCTCGGGTTCGGAAGTTAACTCCTAAAATTAATGTGATACATTATCAAAAGAGCCAAACAGATCTTTTACCAACATTACATGAAATACCAACCGCAACCGAAAACGAACAG GAACAAAGGCCATTGGGGCACAACAACGGAATCAACCCCGAACATGCTGGAACATCTGCTTTCATTCAAAAAGGAATAGCTTCGGCTGCTTCGTTTCGCAAATTGGTGCGAAATATGAGTCGCGATGTCATGCCCAGTATTGACAACTATCGTTTGTCGTATCAAAGACAAACATCAGCCCGACCGAGCTTACACGAGCTATGTAATCCTGAAGCTGCAGTTGTCAACGAAGAAGTGCTACTGGATGATTTGAACGAT ACACCAACGGTAGAGGgtccaaaaaaaattgaagctGTAGAAGAAGCCGTGGTAGAGAAGGTCAAATTCGGTTGGATAGAAGGCGTTTTGATCCGCAATATGATGAGTATCTGGGGGGTGATGCTTTTTCTGAGACTGTCATGGGTGGTAGCCCAAGCAGGAATAG CTGAAACCTTGGTGATTATCGCTATTTCTACTTTTATTACCTTGGTAACTGCCTTATCCATGTCTGCCATCTCAACCAACGGAGAAATCGGTGGAG GTGGTACCTACTTCGTGAT GTCGAGAGTGTTGGGTCCGGAATTAGGCGGTTCAATCGGCATCATCTTTACCATCGCCAACGCAATGGACTGCGCCCTCAATATAGTTGGTTTTGCTCAGACCGTTCTGGACATGATGAAAGAATACGGTGGGTACATCATCTTCGATGGAGCCCTCAACGACATCCGCGTCGTCGGCACCCTGACAACAATATTTACATGTGCAGTTTGCGGCCTTGGACCCTACTATGAAACAAAA ATGAAGAACATTATGATCGTTATCATGATGGTTTCCTTAACAAACTTTGTTGTCGGCAGCATCAGAGGTCCCGAGAACGAACTAGAAGAAGCAAAAGGATTCATTGGTTACAGTG TCGATACACTTAACGAAAATTGGAAATCTGCCTACTTCGTCACAGACGGTCAGATGCAGAATTTTATTTCCGTCTTTTCGGTTTACTTCCCAGCAAGTATCGGCATTCTTGCTGGAGCAAACGTGTCCGGTGACTTAAAG AACCCGAATTCAGCTATTCCTAAAGGAACGATTTTAGCCATCATACTTTGCAGTGTTGTGTACGCTGGAGTAGCCATAATTTGCGGTGCAACAATGGTGCGACAAG ctACTGGGAGTGTCATTGATTTGGCCAATGGAACAAGTTTACATTGTTCTACTTTGTTGAATGGCACAAACTGCACAAGTGGACTTAATTATGATTATCAG GCGATGTCTTTGGTCTCTGCGTTTGCTCCACTTAACTATTTGGGATGCATCTCCGCTACAATGAGTACGGCTCTGTCAGACTTCGTTTCCTGCCCGGCTCTGCTCGAAGCCATCGCAGCTGACAATATCTATCCTTACTGGATGATTGGTTTCTTTGGAAAAACATGCGGGAAATCAAAGCAGCCACTGCGCGCAATCACCTTCACTTTCCTTTTGACTTTGGCTTTCGTACTTATag CCAAATTAGATACGATAGCATTGTTGATCTCGGATTTCTTCCTCGCCACATTTGCCCTCATGAATTTTTCAACTTTTCACATCAGCTTGGTCAAACCAATCGGATGGCGTCCAACTTTTAAG TACTACAACACCTGGCTGAGTCTTTTGACGGGCCTTCTGTCTATCGCTTCCATAATCCTCATGAGTCTCCCCATTGCAGTGATCACAATCGCTATCGTCCTATTTTTCTATCTGTTGGTACTTTACCGCAAACCAG AGGTTAATTGGGGATCATCTACTCAAGCGCAGACATATAGGGCCGCGCTGTCAAGCATTCAACAACTTGTTCATATTGAAGAACATGTCAAGAACTACCGGCCACAAATCTTAGTCCTAACAGGACTTCCCAATACCCGCCCTGCTTTAGTCGATTTCGCCTACCTAATTTGTAAGAATAATTCGCTGATGATCTGCGGGAACATCGTCCAA GAAAAGCTAACGTACAATATGCGTTCAAAGCTGCAACAAAAGGCTTATAGGTACCTGCGGTTCACGAACATCAAAGGATTTTGTGTCGTCGCGGATAATTCGAATCTACATTCGGGTGTGACTGCAATGCTCGGCCTCTCAGGAGTAGGCAAAGTCCATCCCAACATCCTCATGATGGGATACAAAAATGATTGGGCAACCTGTGAAGGAAATTCATTAGATCAATACGTATTGGCTATCAC GGCTGGTTTTGAAATGAACGTGGCAGTCACTATTCTTCGCAATAAAGAAGGACTAGATTGTACAGAAATATTGGCCGATATCGACGACTTTATCCTGAATAAAAATGCTCCTGGAAAAACGTCATCGTTCGACAGCACAGCCGACCAATGCAATAACTCAATATCTACTTCAAGTTCCAACTTATCAGCTTTCCCAATTTCGAATCCAACAGGAT TTAGCCCCATGAGCAGCGTGGATTCTGTAGACGAATCCCAGTCAACAGCCGACACCGAAGGAAGGCGTGCTGTGGTGCTCGGTGTCACGAAAAACAAgcaaagcaagaaaaagaagaagcaggCTATCACATTCAG GGACCCCGAAGGAAATGAGCTGCCAAAAAGCGTAATGAACAAGATAATCCTATTCcagaaaaaacagaacaaagaCACTATTGATGTTTGGTGGCTAAGCGATGATGGAG GTTTGACATTGTTATTGCCAGTCCTTATCAACAGTAGATCAAATTGGTCAGAAACTAAACTGCGCATTTTCTGCACGGCTTCTGGTGTCGaagaacttgaaaaagaacacaagGG gATGGCAGTTTTACTTTCAAAATTCCGAATAGATTACTCTGATCTTGTGATCATTAGTTATACGAATACTGCCCCCAAAAGCAAAACCAAGACGTGGTTTGATGGAATAATTCGACCTTTTTTACAACCACGGACTAACG GACCTCACATAAAGCAGGCGGAATTCGAAGCTTACCAATATAAAACCGATCGTTACCTGAGATTACGAGAGTTACTCCTGGATCACTCTTCGGATTCCAACTTGGTTGTTAT GACCTTACCCATTCCTCGAAAAGGAGCTTGCAGCGCACCATTGTACATGGCTTGGTTGGAAGCACTGACAGCAAATATGCCACCTTTCCTGCTAGTACGAGGAAATCAAACGTCCGTTTTGACATTTTACTCCTAA